The following are from one region of the Biomphalaria glabrata chromosome 4, xgBioGlab47.1, whole genome shotgun sequence genome:
- the LOC106067517 gene encoding glutamate receptor-interacting protein 2-like — MPSWRPNCLRGSIYNDPPHYSITPKHTPETAYPGQDISADRKGTLQIELQKREGCGLGLTLAGGVDKGQRCYVSNLRPGSIAHRCDALLVGDLIVSINGIRTANLRHEETTNLLKNAGTNVTLEIEYELPESGSSNANVYSQVHQITLEKEISGFGITLRGGALVDKIKAHPLTVVAIRQGGPADREGSIQVGDRVLAVNGYKVNHLSLNETLEIFAQCDKAASFTLSYDVTLLESQRTSTNPIMVELERLPGSGIGVTLTKGLHEGKSCMCVNEVQPMSSADRSGALHPGDYILSINNVSVESMSVAEALQKLKSGADNHVRVELVSSSQLDPCHECDKLLKRSSLQSHMLPSTTYTNVPFHQHLRNKSSTIAGYGGDRSSNHFHSFIESNSVPIGASQFGTLSMRKPNLWRHDRRATSCMSIASSSTSVLSANNQVCHTETLEVILFADHKGLGFTLKNVALTTSPLFYPPVVGFVEPRSAAEKSGVIQEGDRILAVNGVDTTDRTLEEVNHFLRESRPRCVLLIEFDVTESVTPSSGVYIVRLGKRSGDTGITISGSLNKQGTKDALYISDVRRGSVAHRTGSIQSGDTLLAINDVRLDTCTPEDAMHLLELPDDIVKLKLRRDDPDEGNEGFIIYTVELQRFGGPLGITISGTEDPLDPIIISELTPHGLADRTGAIHVGDHLLAVSGDSTKNKPLSEAIRMLQSAGDIVTLKIARPDPAIEGSHLQVHPFVGHTNLSPSTPIPSIDSALESWNSSAHDIDSDHASLPPLPKRIALSEKSVHSSSDYGGEEEIHCSIDFHKEINSSSPEVNKETDDDDSNTNMDDWVKTLEELDMNIGSEMLHQIELTLRDKSGNDLDKHSDEHDTSVSSKGNLHTHNNGLPKSKPSGQRVDNSTVAKPAALPPQTSLSKKGPPPPIKPKPKIPAKPKLVLDQKEKTATLSPQLQLQRIKLEKSRAGEDFGFSLSDGLFERGVYISAVRKGSVAEKAGLQPLDRVLQVNRVKTRDFDCCLTVPLIAESDTKVTLVVCRNPNLKSTQINTAIVSTDSLLKTVSQKS; from the exons ACCCACCCCACTACAGCATCACACCAAAGCACACACCAGAAACAGCATACCCAGGCCAAGACATCAGTG cTGACAGAAAGGGCACTCTACAAATTGAATTACAGAAAAGAGAAGGCTGTGGACTGGGCCTGACACTTGCAG GAGGTGTGGATAAAGGACAACGGTGTTATGTTTCTAATCTACGACCAGGAAGTATAGCACATAG GTGCGATGCCCTCCTAGTCGGAGATTTGATAGTTTCCATTAATGGGATCAGAACTGCCAATCTGAGACATGAGGAGACTACAAACCTTCTCAAGAATGCTGGGACCAATGTGACGTTAGAAATAGAGTACGAGTTACCTGAATCAG GTTCTAGTAATGCTAATGTTTACAGTCAAGTACATCAAATTACTCTAGAGAAAGAAATCTCAGGGTTTGGCATCACACTGAGAGGTGGTGCTCTGGTTGACAAGATCAAGGCTCACCCACTGACTGTTGTGGCCATCCGACAAGGTGGTCCAGCTGACAG AGAAGGCAGCATTCAAGTGGGTGACAGGGTGTTAGCTGTTAATGGCTACAAAGTCAATCACCTCAGTTTGAATGAAACGCTAGAAATATTTGCTCAGTGTGATAAGGCAGCATCCTTCACACTTTCATATGATGTAACTCTTTTAG AATCTCAACGTACCAGCACAAATCCTATTATGGTAGAACTGGAGCGTTTACCTGGCTCTGGCATTGGGGTCACATTGACTAAAGGACTCCATGAAGGGAAATCTTGTATGTGTGTGAATGAAGTGCAGCCCATGAGCTCAGCAGACAG GTCTGGTGCCCTCCACCCAGGAGATTATATTCTTTCTATCAATAATGTCAGTGTAGAATCAATGTCGGTAGCTGAAGCCTTGCAAAAACTAAAATCAGGGGCTGATAACCATGTCAGAGTAGAACTAGTTTCCTCATCTCAGCTGGACCCCTGCCATGAATGTGACAAACTGTTAAAAAGAT CTTCTCTCCAGTCTCACATGCTCCCATCAACCACATACACCAATGTCCCATTTCATCAACACTTGAGAAACAAAAGTAGCACCATCGCTGGATACGGAGGCGACCGTTCTAGCAATCACTTTCACAGTTTCATAGAGAGCAACAGTGTACCAATAGGAGCGTCTCAGTTTGGGACTCTCAGTATGAGAAAACCCAACCTGTGGCGGCATGACAGGAGAGCCACATCCTGTA TGTCTATAGCATCATCCAGCACATCAGTTTTGAGCGCCAACAATCAAGTTTGCCACACTGAAACGCTGGAGGTGATTTTGTTTGCTGACCACAAGGGGCTAGGCTTCACACTGAAAAATGTTGCTTTGACCACATCTCCACTTTTCTATCCACCAGTTGTTGGCTTTGTGGAGCCTAGGAGTGCTGCAGAAAA GTCTGGTGTGATACAAGAAGGGGACAGAATTCTTGCTGTGAATGGTGTTGATACAACAGATCGTACTTTAGAAGAAGTTAATCACTTTCTTCGTGAATCTCGACCTAGATGTGTGTTGCTTATTGAGTTTGATGTGACTG AGTCTGTGACACCAAGTTCAGGTGTTTATATTGTCAGGCTGGGCAAGAGGTCTGGTGACACTGGCATCACTATCAGTG GCTCTCTCAATAAACAAGGAACAAAAGATGCTTTGTATATCTCTGATGTCAGAAGAGGTAGTGTAGCTCACAG AACTGGGTCCATTCAGTCTGGAGATACACTTCTAGCGATCAATGATGTTAGACTAGACACCTGTACTCCAGAAGATGCCATGCACTTGCTGGAACTTCCTGATGATATTGTCAAGTTGAAACTAAGAAGAGATGATCCAg ATGAAGGAAATGAAGGATTCATTATTTACACTGTAGAGCTGCAGAGGTTTGGAGGTCCTTTGGGTATCACTATTTCTGGCACAGAGGATCCACTTGATCCTATTATCATTTCGGAGCTTACTCCACATGGACTTGCTGACCG GACTGGAGCTATACATGTTGGTGATCACCTGCTAGCAGTCAGTGGTGACTCAACCAAAAATAAACCCTTATCTGAAGCTATACGAATGTTACAGAGTGCTGGAGATATTGTTACATTGAAGATAGCGCGTCCAGATCCTGCTATAG AAGGCAGTCATTTACAAGTCCATcca TTTGTAGGTCACACCAACCTCTCTCCATCCACACCCATTCCAAGTATAGATAGTGCCCTGGAGTCCTGGAACAGCTCAGCACATGACATAGATAGTGATCATGCCAGTTTACCACCACTACCCAAGAGAATAG CATTAAGTGAGAAATCAGTTCACAGTTCGTCAGATTATGGAGGGGAAGAGGAGATACACTGTTCCATTGATTTTCATAAAGAAATTAACAGCAG CTCCCCAGAGGTtaacaaagaaacagatgatgatgatagcaACACAAATATGGATGACTGGGTCAAAACTTTAGAAGAGCTGGACATGAACATAGGATCCGAAATGTTGCATCAAATAGAACTCACACTTCGGGACAAAAGTGGGAATGATCTGGACAAACATTCAGATGAACATGATACATCAGTTAGCTCAAAGGGGAATCTCCATACACATAACAATGGCCTTCCAAAATCTAAACCCAGTGGTCAGAGGGTTGATAACTCAACAGTAGCCAAACCAGCAGCATTACCACCGCAGACCTCTTTGTCAAAGAAGGGGCCCCCTCCCCCCATCAAGCCGAAGCCCAAAATTCCAGCTAAACCTAAACTAGTCTTAgatcagaaagaaaaaactgCGACTCTTTCCCCTCAGCTTCAGTTGCAGAGAATAAAGCTGGAGAAAAGCCGAGCAGGTGAAGACTttggtttctctctgtctgaTGGATTGTTTGAGCGTGGAGTCTACATCAGTGCTGTCAGAAAAGGCAGTGTGGCTGAAAAAGCTGGACTGCAACCTTTAGATCGAGTCTTACAA GTGAACCGAGTCAAAACCAGAGATTTCGACTGCTGTCTAACAGTTCCATTAATTGCTGAGTCAGATACGAAAGTTACTCTTGTTGTCTGCAGAAATCCAAACTTGAAATCCACCCAGATAAACACAGCCATTGTAAGCACAGACTCATTGCTTAAGACAGTTTCCCAGAAGTCATGA
- the LOC106054994 gene encoding ceramide kinase-like: MGATPEDEKILMHSVLDYEKKPVHVYLTPTKLVIENNARPRCHDDTNDSLALGFQPSSRFISHVINLKEVIAVRSERRLQNKEDKLSLNPFQDSSLLQANKSQTTKAFYVYVIKRVSKHKWRHKICHFVSKDYGTCHLWIDKITEILRNPEWKRPKRLLVFINPVGGKRRGPQIFNEKVRPLFDLAGIYTEVVITKRQFHARDMIYEYDLQTVDGLVSVGGDGTFSEVLNGLLDRVNSEAGVEQTFRHSPKSPSLRIGIIPAGSTDAVVYSLAGINDPITSALQIILGDSIGMDVTAIYKKEEFIKYTVTMLGYGYYGDLLKESESLRWMGPKRYTWSGFKAFVANKAYEGEVSFLLASEEDSHPRDRNVCYAGCEKCKKSVVKNSQAISGKDNFLEYDLGGASEALPSTKRASYMMKDGWHRVKGRFCAINLVTISCRCALSPTGMSPSSHLGDGCMDLILIQDCSRVQYLRHLIRIPDAKADQFDFDFIQVYRVKEFSFQPASEPEDADEGEGQDRNGCIIKMTGHTRLASDSNLHSIWNCDGEVFNHPSLYAQVHCQLISLFARGVEEHSKEETLIHCPSCCSSCENDKHDIPE; the protein is encoded by the exons atgGGTGCAACACCTGAAGATGAAAAAATTCTTATGCATAGTGTTTTAGACTATGAGAAAAAGCCAGTTCATGTGTATCTTACACCCACTAAATTAGTGATTGAAAATAATGCCAGACCTAGGTGTCATGATGACACCAATGACAGCTTAGCCTTGGGTTTTCAACCAAGTTCGA gatTCATTAGCCATGTAATTAACCTTAAAGAGGTTATAGCTGTAAGGTCAGAAAGGAGGTTGCAGAATAAAGAGGATAAACTGAGCTTGAATCCCTTTCAAGATTCATCTTTGTTACAAGCAAACAAATCACAAACAACTAAAGCTTTTTATGTTTATGTGATAAAA CGAGTTTCAAAACATAAGTGGCGCCACAAGATTTGCCACTTTGTTAGCAAAGATTATGGAACATGTCATCTTTGGATAGACAAAATTACAGAAATTTTAAGAAATCCAg agtgGAAAAGGCCCAAAAGacttttagtttttattaatcCTGTTGGTGGGAAAAGGAGAGGACCTCAGATATTCAATGAAAAAGTCAGACCATTGTTTGACTTGGCTGGGATTTACACAGAAGTAGTTA tcACAAAAAGACAGTTCCATGCTAGAGATATGATCTATGAATATGATCTGCAAACAGTGGATGG ATTGGTTAGTGTTGGTGGAGATGGTACATTTTCTGAGGTACTGAATGGTTTACTTGATAGAGTGAACTCTGAAGCTGGAGTGGAGCAAACATTCAGGCACAGTCCTAAAAGTCCTTCATTGCGTATTGGTATTATACCTGCTG gTTCAACTGATGCTGTGGTTTATTCTTTAGCTGGAATCAATGATCCTATTACATCAGCATTGCAGATCATTTTAG GTGATTCCATAGGAATGGATGTCACTGCCATTTATAAAAAAGAAGAGTTTATCAAGTACACAGTAACTATGTTAGGCTACGGTTACTATGGTGATCTGTTGAAAGAAAGTGAATCTCTCAGATGGATGGGCCCCAAGCGTTACACTTGGAGCG gtTTCAAAGCATTTGTGGCCAACAAAGCTTATGAAGGAGAGGTTTCTTTTCTACTGGCTTCTGAAGAAGACAGTCATCCTCGTGATCGCAATGTTTGTTATGCTGG TTGTgaaaagtgtaaaaaatctgTTGTCAAAAATTCTCAAGCAATATCAGGGAAAGATAACTTCTTGGAGTATGACCTAGGTGGTGCTAGTGAAGCACTGCCATCTACCAAACGAGCAAGTTACATGA TGAAAGATGGATGGCATCGTGTCAAAGGACGTTTCTGTGCCATTAACTTAGTCACAATCAGTTGTCGCTGTGCTCTGAGTCCAACAGGGATGTCCCCCTCTTCACACCTTGGGGATGGCTGCATGGATCTGATTCTCATACAAGACTGTTCCAGGGTTCAGTACCTTCGTCATCTCATCAGAATCCCTGATGCCAAAGCTGatcaa TTTGATTTTGACTTCATTCAAGTGTATCGAGTTAAAGAGTTCAGCTTCCAACCTGCGTCTGAGCctgaagatgcagatgaagGGGAGGGGCAGGACAGAAATGGCTGCATCATCAAAATGACTGGTCACACTCGTCTGGCATCTGATTCGAACCTTCATAGCATCTGGAATTGTGATGGGGAAGTGTTTAACCATCCAAGCCTTTATGCACA GGTTCATTGTCAGCTTATATCATTGTTTGCACGAGGTGTTGAGGAACACAGCAAAGAGGAAACACTTATCCATTGTCCATCCTGCTGCTCTTCTTGTGAGAATGATAAACATGACATTCCAGAATAG
- the LOC106054995 gene encoding zinc finger protein 491-like: MEFSLPPPPQLDQSGIVYKQWNNFQQRFNYHRNTYQDVDSASILLFAARLQVNSIYESMKSIDIDVPKLNKILEIVEQICLPQFILLFERFRYFTLEQDTTETLNDFIHVLRKQVEICEFGDLKLKDSIMTNALVNGVIDENFKQNLQNSGGLCFDDAVTMCSGVANAGKGMTLGDLNNLVTKSKRIAKGKRKATSPTFKKNMYIMPVYDSINEDADADDHMVETVMEGVKKSRTRRAASKPPKNIPKQFLCYCCDNEYATRKSFRRHISNKHGDHKSYYCKHCKMTFNNRTECITHCRGHSTTPSTVGAPAHWKKTDCTDYACWYCEESFPNLPEYKIHCATHLAVRVFHCDLCQKKNHNITRMIGHLKGHLVPRHKCEICGNCFGRGELLAAHLQTHAEKPLHQCQVCGKSFVSADRLHCHMRTHSGEKRFTCELCGKSFSQKMSFDYHKRWHAGEKPYECDICGRRTISFGDLRKHKRMHSDRRPYVCEVCGKSFRFISNLNRHRQGHSGKRSHVCNVCGRTFIYGEGLRDHIKAGRCPGTKKDGVTKTSRAPRMRGPSVPNSQVIPLMENNPPPFVAPHHQPPETLQNEFAPWQYMIRNNESEGTSGFVLVPPFY, translated from the coding sequence ATGGAGTTCAGTTTACCTCCCCCACCTCAACTAGATCAAAGTGGTATAGTCTACAAGCAGTGGAACAATTTTCAACAAAGGTTTAATTACCATAGAAACACTTATCAGGATGTAGATTCTGCCTCCATCTTACTCTTTGCTGCCCGCCTCCAAGTGAACTCTATCTATGAATCCATGAAATCTATAGATATTGATGTACCTAAATTAAATAAGATTTTAGAAATTGTAGAGCAAATCTGCCTGCCACAGTTTATTCTGCTTTTTGAAAGGTTTAGGTACTTTACCTTAGAGCAAGACACCACTGAGACTTTGAATGATTTCATTCATGTTTTAAGGAAGCAGGTAGAAATTTGTGAGTTCGGAGACTTGAAACTTAAAGACAGTATAATGACTAATGCTTTAGTCAATGGGGTTATTGATGAAAATTtcaagcaaaatttacagaactCTGGGGGCCTTTGCTTTGATGATGCTGTCACTATGTGCAGTGGAGTAGCTAACGCTGGCAAAGGCATGACTCTTGGCGACCTCAACAACTTGGTTACAAAGAGTAAGAGAATAGCCAAAGGGAAGCGCAAGGCAACGTCACCAACATTCAAGAAAAATATGTACATCATGCCTGTGTACGACAGCATAAATGAAGATGCAGATGCTGATGATCATATGGTAGAGACAGTCATGGAAGGTGTTAAAAAGAGTCGAACAAGAAGGGCAGCATCTAAACCACCCAAAAATATACCTAAACAGTTTCTTTGTTATTGCTGTGACAATGAGTATGCCACTAGGAAGTCTTTTAGGCGTCATATTTCTAACAAGCATGGCGACCATAAGTCTTATTATTGCAAGCACTGCAAGATGACATTTAACAATAGGACTGAATGCATAACTCACTGTCGTGGACATTCAACCACTCCTTCAACAGTTGGTGCACCAGCACACTGGAAAAAAACTGACTGCACCGATTATGCCTGCTGGTACTGTGAAGAATCATTCCCCAACTTGCCTGAATATAAGATACATTGTGCCACCCATTTAGCTGTGAGAGTGTTTCACTGTGATCTCTGTCAAAAGAAAAATCACAACATTACACGCATGATTGGTCATCTGAAAGGGCATCTTGTGCCTAGACACAAGTGTGAGATTTGTGGCAACTGTTTCGGCAGAGGAGAGCTCTTGGCTGCACATTTGCAAACACATGCTGAGAAGCCATTACACCAGTGCCAGGTGTGTGGTAAAAGTTTTGTAAGCGCTGATCGTCTTCACTGCCATATGAGAACGCATTCTGGAGAGAAAAGATTTACCTGTGAACTATGTGGTAAATCATTCTCTCAGAAAATGAGTTTTGATTACCATAAACGCTGGCATGCTGGGGAAAAACCCTATGAATGTGACATTTGTGGCAGGCGTACAATATCTTTTGGTGATTTAAGAAAACACAAACGAATGCATAGCGATAGAAGGCCATATGTCTGTGAAGTATGTGGAAAAAGTTTTCGCTTTATTTCCAATTTAAATCGTCACAGACAGGGGCACAGTGGGAAAAGATCCCATGTGTGTAACGTTTGTGGCAGGACATTTATTTATGGAGAAGGTCTAAGAGACCACATAAAAGCTGGTCGCTGTCCTGGAACTAAGAAAGATGGCGTCACTAAGACGTCCAGGGCTCCAAGAATGAGAGGACCCTCAGTGCCCAATTCCCAAGTGATTCCTTTGATGGAGAACAATCCTCCCCCTTTTGTTGCTCCGCATCATCAGCCACCAGAAACCTTGCAGAATGAGTTTGCCCCTTGGCAGTATATGATCAGAAACAATGAATCTGAAGGTACTAGTGGCTTTGTTCTAGTGCCACCCTTTTATTAA